Proteins found in one Allorhizobium pseudoryzae genomic segment:
- the malQ gene encoding 4-alpha-glucanotransferase, which produces MAEKRDPHPSPLDGLARKYGIALTRPEPDGSEVEISQDTKRKILAALNVTVDGEGLEQGPVCFLPQLLSDERVWGLSLQLYELRSARNWGIGDFGDLKTVCRMVGPLGADFIGLNPLHAPFLADPARCSPYEPSNRRWLNPLYIAVDELPWFEPSPDLDAEIAALREAELVDYPAVAAAKLRVLRDLFGAWRQDGNVRAPYDVTAFEDFRQQGGESLRMHALFEVLSGEMVSRGLSAGWRGWPEEMQEPGSTEIQSFAQSRTDEIEFHIWLQWIAHQQLTEVVAAAEEAGLRIGLYLDLAVGEALDGSATWSEPEIYVSSASIGGPPDPWAIDGQDWRLAAFLPNRIARGAVSPYRRMLDAAMRYAGAIRIDHAAALQRLFLVPFDGAPDEGAYVDYPKDEILRVLSEASHHHDCLVIGEDLGNLPIGLREDLARTRLLSYRIFSYERDDDGFTPPEDYPALALACVSTHDHQTLGGWWHGEDIFMRAEHGLVPEETVDDDLDARAVELVDLVRLLEAEDLPVPEEGEEELSEENLDRLVVSLHRLLARTPSMLLAVRLADLTKEEQPTNVPGTHQSYPNWRPKLPVTLEELGDLPLLKTVTDALRQERPRGSA; this is translated from the coding sequence ATGGCTGAGAAACGTGATCCGCATCCTTCGCCGCTCGATGGGCTGGCACGCAAATACGGTATCGCCTTGACCCGTCCGGAGCCGGATGGGAGCGAGGTCGAAATTTCACAGGACACGAAGCGGAAGATCCTGGCCGCCCTCAACGTGACGGTGGATGGCGAGGGGCTGGAACAGGGGCCGGTGTGCTTCCTGCCGCAGCTTCTGTCGGACGAGCGTGTCTGGGGGCTCTCGCTGCAGCTTTACGAACTGCGCTCCGCCCGCAACTGGGGGATCGGCGATTTCGGCGACCTGAAAACCGTCTGCCGAATGGTTGGACCGCTCGGGGCGGATTTCATCGGGCTCAACCCGCTGCATGCGCCGTTTCTCGCCGATCCGGCCCGCTGCAGCCCGTACGAACCTTCGAACCGGCGCTGGCTGAACCCGCTCTATATCGCGGTGGACGAGTTGCCATGGTTCGAGCCGTCTCCGGATCTTGACGCGGAAATTGCCGCCTTGCGAGAGGCAGAGCTGGTGGATTATCCGGCTGTCGCTGCCGCCAAGCTGCGGGTGCTGCGCGATCTCTTTGGCGCATGGCGCCAGGATGGGAATGTCCGTGCGCCCTACGATGTTACGGCTTTCGAGGATTTTCGTCAGCAAGGCGGCGAGTCCCTGCGGATGCATGCGCTCTTCGAGGTCCTGTCAGGTGAGATGGTGTCGCGCGGTCTTTCTGCCGGCTGGCGCGGCTGGCCCGAGGAGATGCAGGAGCCCGGCAGCACCGAGATTCAGAGCTTTGCCCAGTCGCGGACGGATGAGATCGAGTTCCACATCTGGCTGCAATGGATTGCCCATCAGCAGTTGACGGAGGTCGTGGCGGCGGCCGAAGAGGCCGGCTTGCGGATTGGCCTTTATCTCGATCTGGCCGTTGGCGAAGCGCTGGACGGTTCGGCCACCTGGAGCGAACCGGAGATCTACGTGTCGTCGGCGAGCATCGGCGGGCCTCCGGACCCCTGGGCGATCGACGGACAGGATTGGCGTCTGGCCGCCTTCCTGCCGAACCGCATCGCGCGGGGCGCAGTCTCGCCCTATCGCCGGATGCTCGATGCCGCGATGCGCTATGCCGGTGCGATCCGCATCGATCATGCCGCCGCCCTGCAGCGGCTGTTTCTGGTCCCCTTTGATGGGGCGCCGGATGAAGGGGCCTATGTGGATTATCCGAAGGACGAAATCCTGCGGGTGCTGTCGGAGGCCTCGCACCACCATGATTGCCTGGTGATCGGCGAGGATCTCGGAAATCTGCCCATCGGTCTGCGGGAGGATCTCGCGCGGACCCGCCTGCTCTCCTATCGCATCTTCTCCTATGAGCGGGACGATGATGGGTTCACCCCGCCGGAGGATTATCCGGCCCTGGCGCTCGCCTGTGTTTCCACCCACGACCACCAGACGCTGGGCGGCTGGTGGCATGGCGAGGATATCTTCATGCGGGCCGAACACGGGTTGGTGCCCGAGGAGACGGTTGACGACGATCTAGATGCACGCGCGGTGGAGCTTGTCGATCTCGTGCGGCTGCTGGAGGCGGAGGATCTGCCGGTTCCGGAAGAGGGCGAAGAGGAGTTGAGCGAGGAAAACCTCGACCGCCTCGTCGTCAGCCTGCACCGCCTGCTGGCCCGCACACCCTCCATGCTGCTCGCCGTCCGCCTCGCCGACCTCACCAAGGAAGAGCAGCCGACCAATGTGCCCGGCACCCATCAGAGCTATCCGAACTGGCGACCGAAGCTTCCGGTGACGCTTGAGGAGCTTGGCGATTTGC